TCAACTGCTGAATGTTCAGGCGTTTCCTCAACTTCAATGGTATTGCATGAAATTTCTCGAGGTTTCTCGTCAACTAGTTGTTCAGGTGTCCCTTCAACTGCTGGTTTGCTAGGTTTCTCTGGTTCTTCGAGTTTCTCCTCAATTTTTGGTTCTTCGGGTTTCTCCTCGATGGCAAGTTCTTCCCGTTTCTCTTCAACTGTCGATTCCTTGAGTTTCTCTTCAACTGCTGAATCTTCGGGTTTTTCCTCAATTTCAGCAAAATCATTGTCGGTATTGCATGAAATTTCATTGCCAGTCTTATCATTTGAGTCCACAACATGCTTATTCTGCTAGAAGAAAGTTTCACTTAATTTTTCAATAGATAAGCAGATGTGAATTCATTGCACATACATAACTATTAGGATGGACAACTTTGTGACAGTGTTTGATCCTCACCTTTTCGAGGGGCGTTACCTTTTCAGCTGCTGCTTTCTCTAGTTTCTCTTCAACAACTACTTCTTCATGTTTCTCTTCAGCTACTTGTTTGTCAGGTGTTTCTTCCCGTGCTGGTTTATCAACTGTTTCTTCCCCTGCAACTGGTTCGTCAAGCTTTTCTTCAACTACTAATTTTTCAGGTGTCTCCTCAACCATTAGTTCTTCGAATTTCTCCGATACAACTGGTTCTTTAGGTTTCTCTTTCAGTGCTAGTtcctcatattttttttctattactaTTTCTTCATGTTTTTCCTCAACAGCTGAATAGTCAGAAACATCACTGTTGTCGTTGCACAGAATTTCACCATTAATCTTGTCTGTTGAGTGACTTGAGTCCGTATCTGGCATATTCTACAAGAAGAATTTAAAGATTCACTAAGACTTTTAATAGATAAGTAGATGCAAATTCCTTGCATGTAGAGAGCTGATAGGATGGTAAACTCTGCGACAGTGCTCGATTACCTTTTCCAAGAGAGTCACCGTTTCAACTGCTTGTTTTTCAGATTTCTGTTCAATAGCTAGTTCTTCCGGTGTCTCTTCAACTGCTGGTTTGTTGGGTTTCTCTTCAACTGTTAGGTCTTCAGGTGTTTCCGCTCTTGCTTGCTCTTCAAGTGTTTCTTCAATTGCCAATTTTTGAAGTTTCTCATTTATAACTGGTTCTTCAGGTTTATCCTCAACAATTGGTTCCTCATGTTTTTCCTCAACCATTGGTTCTTCAGTTTTTTCCTCAACTGCTGGATAGTCAGCAACATCAATGTTGGTATTGCATGGAGTTTCAGTGTCAGTCTTCCCGTTTGAATCTATAGCTGACATATCCTGcaagaaaaatttaaagttttactTAGTCTTCCAATAGATAAACATATGTGAATTGTTGCACATACATAACTAATAGTACAGTTAAAGCTTGTGATTGTACTTGATCCTTACCTCTTCCAACAAAGTTACCTTTTCAGGTTTCTCTTCGATTACTAGTTTCTCAAGGTTCTTTTCATCTGCTAGATCTTCAGGTGTTTCTTCAACTACAGGTTCTTCAGATTTCTCTTCAACTGTTGGTTCTTCAAGTTTCTCCTCGAAAACTTGttcttcagtttttttttcCACAGCCGGTTCTTCAGGTTTCTCTGTCACTGCTGGTTCATCAGTTTTTTCATTAACCGCTGGTTCTTCACGTTTCTCTTCAATCActtgtttttcatgtttttctttAACTACCTGTACTTCAGCTTTATCTTCAACTGTTGGATAGTAAGCAACATCGTTGTTTGAATTGCCTAGAATTTCACTGTCAATCTTGTCCTTTGAGTCTACAATTGGCATATTCTGCAAGAGAagttcaaaaattcaatttaatCTTCCAATAGATTGGCATATGTGAGTTCGTTGCACATATAAAGCTATTAGAATGGATAAACTTTGTGACATTGTTTTATCCTCACCTTCTCTAGGAGAGTTTCCATTTCTggtttctcctcttcaattgCTGGTTTGTCATGTTTCTCTTCAACAGCTATCTCTTCAGAGGTCTCTTCAACCATTGGTTCTTCAGGTTTCTCTTCAAGTGGTAGTTCTTCAGGTGTTTCCTCCCCTGCTAGCTCTTCATGTGTTTCTTTAGTTGTTGgttcttcaagtttctcttCAACAGTTGGTTCTTTAGGTTTCTCTTCAACTGGTTCTTCAGATTTCTCCTCAATTGTTGGTTCTTCAGGTTTCTCCATAATTGCTGGTATATCAAGTTTCTCTTCAATAACCGGTTTTTCCACAGCTGCTGGTTTTTCAGGGTTTTTCTCATCTTCTAGAAAGTGAGCAGCATCGTTGCTAGTATTGCAGGGAATTTTATTGTCAGTTTTTTCCTTCGAGTCTGCAACTAGCAAATTCTGTAAGAAGAATTTTAAGTTTCACTTAGTCTTTCAGTAGATAAGCAGATGTAAATTGTTGTACATACATAACTAATAGGACAGATAAACTTTATGACAGTGCTTGACCCTTGCCTTATCCAAAAGAGTTACCTTTTCTGGTTTCTCCTCTTCACTTGTTGGTTCTTCAGGTTTCACCTCTTCAACTGCTGGCTCTTCAGGTTTTTCTTCACATGCTAGTTCATTAGGTGTTTCTTCCCGTGTTGATTCTTTGGGTGTCTCTTCAGTTACTGTCTTTTCAGGTTTCTCTTCAACCTTTGGTTCTTCAAGTTTCTCCTCAGCCGATGGTTCTTCAAATTTCTCCTCCACAGTTGGTTTTTCACGTTCTTCTTCAACTGCCAGTTCTTCAAGTTTTTTCTCAACCGCTGGTTCTTCAGGCTTCTCCATAACAGCCAATACTTCAGATTTTTCTTCAATCATTGTTTCATCATGTTCTTTTTCAACTACTAGTTCTTGAGGTTTTTCCTCGACTGATTCATAGTCAGCAATATCATTGTTGGTATTGCAAGGAATTGCATTATCTATCTTGTCCTTTGGGTCTTCCATTGGGAAATTCTGCAAGAAATTTAGAGTTCTACTTAGTATTTAAATAGATAAACATATGTAAATTCGTTGCACATATAAAGCCTAATTTGATGAATAAACTTTGTGACAATATTTAATCCTGACCTTCTCTAGAAGAGCTTCTGTTTCAGGTTTCTCCTCTTCAACAATTAGTTCTTTAGGTGTCTTTTCAACCGTTGGTTCTTCAGTTTTCTCTTCAAGTGCTAATTCTTCAGGTGTTTCCTCCCCTTCTAGCTCTTCAGGTGTTTCTTCAGCCACTGGTTCTTGAGGTTCCTCCTCAACCACTGGTTCTTCAGGTTTCTCCTTAACCGCTGGTACATCAAGTTTCTCTTCAATAGTTGGTTCTTCAGGTTTTTCTTCAACTACTGACTCTTCAAGATTTTCCTCAACTTGTGGAGGGTGAGCAACATCATTATTGGTATTGCATGGAGTTTCACTGCCAGTTTTGTCGTTTGAGTCTACAACTATCATATTCTGCGAAAGAATTTAATGTTTCACTTAGTCTATCAATGAAGAAGCAGATGTGAATCATTGCACATACATAACTAATAAGATGGATAAACTTTGTGACAGTGCTTGACCCTCACCTTTTCCAAAAGAGCTACCTTTTTGGATGTCTCCTCTTCAAGTGCTGGTTTCTCTTCAAATAATAGTTCGTTAGGTGTTTCTTCCCGTTTTGGTTCTTCAGGTGCTTCTTCAGTTATTGGTTTTGCAGCTTTCTCCTCAATTGTCTCCTCAACCAATGGTTCTTTAAGCTTCTCTTCCATTGTTGTTTCTTTAGGTTTCTCTTCAATTGCCGGTGGTTCAGGTTTTTTCTCATCCACTGGTTCTTCTGGCTTCTCTGAAACCGCTGTTTCTTCTGATTTCTCTTCAATTGCTTGTTCTTCATGTTTTTTTTCAACTACTGGCTCTTCAGTTTTTTCCTCAACTGATGCATAGTCAGCAATGTCGTTGTTGGTATTGCATGGAATTGCATTGTCTGTCTTGTCCTTTGAGTTTACAATTGACAAATTATGCAAGAAAAGTTTAAGTTTCATTTAGTCTTTCAACAGATAAACTTATGTAAATTCGTTGCACATATAAAGCTAATATGATGGATAGTTTTTATGACAGTGTTTATTTGTCACCTTCTCCTGAAGAGCTTCCGTTTCAGGTTCTTCCTCTTCAATTGCTggtttttcatctttcttttcaaCAACTAGTTCTTCAGATGTGTCTTCAACTGTTGGTTCTTCAGGTTTCTCTTCAAGAGCTAGTTCTTCAGGTGTTTCCTCCCCTGCAAGCTCTTCAGGTGTTTCTATAGTCGCCGGTTCTTCAGGTTTCTCTGTAATTGCTAGTTCAGGTTTCTCCTCAACTGGTACTTCAGATTTCTCCTCAAATGTTGGTTCTTCAGGTTTCTCCTTAATAGCTGGTACACCAGGTTTCTCTTCAATGAGTGGTTCTTCAGTTTTTTCTTCAACTGCCGATTCTTCAGGATTTTCCTCACTGTCTGGAGAGTGTGCAACATCATTATTGGTATTGCATGGGATTTCACTGCCAGTTTTTTCGTTCGAGTCTACAATTAGCATATTCTGCAAAAAGAATTTAATGTTTCACTTAGCCTTTCAATAAAGATGCAGATGTGAATCATAGTACATACATAACTAACAAAATGGATAAACTTTGTGATAGTGCTTGACCCTTACCTTTTCCAAAAGAGTTACCTTTTCAGGTTTCTCCTCTTCCATGGCTGGTTCTTCATGTATCTCTTCAAATGCTAGTTCCTTAGGTGTTTCTTCAATTACTTGTTTTTCAGGTTTCTCCTCAATTTTTGGTTCTTTGATTGTCTCCTCAACTGATGGTACTTCAAGCTTTTCTCCCACGGTTGGTTTTTCAGGTTTCTCTTCAACTGTCGGTTGTTCAGGTATTTTCTCAACCGCTGGTTCTTCTGGTTTCCCCGAAACCCTTGATTCTTTagatttttcttcaattgcTGATTCTTCAGATATCTCTTCAACTATTGGTTCTTCAGTTTTTTCCTCAACTGATGCATAGTCAGCAATGTCATTGTTGGTATTGCATGGAATTGCATTGTCTATTGTGTTCTTTGAGTTTACAATTGGAAAATTCTGCAAGAAAATTTAAAGTTTCATTTAGTCTTTCAATAGATAAACATGTAAATGCGTTGCACATATAAAGCTAATATGTTGAATAAACTTTGTGAGTGTTAATTCTCACCTTCTCTTTAAGAGCTTCCATTTCAGGTTCCTCCTCTTCAATTGCAGGTTTTTCAACTTTCTCTTCAACAACTAGCTCTTCAGATGTATCTTCAACCGTTGGTTCTTCAGGTTTCTCTTCAAGTGCTAGTTCTTCAGGTGTTTCTATAGCTGCCGGTTCTTGAGGTTTCTCTTCAGTCGCCGGTTCTTGAGGTTTCTCCTCAGCTGGTACTTCAGATTTCTCCTCAAATGTTGGTTCTTCAGGTTTCTCCTCAACTGCTGGTACATCAGGTTTCTCTTCAATGACtagttcttcattttttatttcatctgCCGGTTCTTCAGGATTTTCCTCAATGTCTGGAGAGTGAGCAACATCATTATTGGTATTGCATGGAATTTCACTGCCAGTTTTGGTGTTCGAGTCTACAATTAGCATATTCTGCAAAAAGACTTTAATGTTTCACTTAGCCTTTCAAAAGAAGAGCATGTGAATCACTGTACATGCATAACTAACAAAATGGATAAACTTTGTGATAGTACTTGACCCTTACCTTTTCCAAAAGAGTTACCTTTTCAGGTTTCTCCTCTTTCATTGCTGACTCTTTATGTATCTCTTCTAATGCTAGTTCCTTGGGTGTTTCTTCAGTTACTTGTTTATCAGGTTTCTCCTCAATTTTTAGTTCTTTGATCGTCTCCTCAACTGATGGTTCTTCAAGCTTTTCTCCCACTGTTGGTGTTTCAGGTTTCTCTTCGATTGTCGGTTGTTCAGGTATTTTCTCAACCGGTGGTTCTTCTGGTTTCTCCAAAACCCTTGATTCTTCAGATTTCTCTTCAATAGCTGATTCTTCAGATATCTCTTCTACTTCTGGTTCTTCAGTATTTTCCTCAGCTGATGCATAGTCAGCAATGTCATTGTTGGTATTGCATGGAATTGCATTGTCTGTTGTGTTCTTTGAGTTTACAATTGGCAAATTCTGCAAGAAAATTTGAAGTTCCATTTAGTCTTTCAATGGATGAAACATATTTAAATTCATTGCACTTATAAAGTTAATATGCTGAATAAACTTTGTGACAGTGTTAATTGTCACCTTCTCCTGAAGAGCTTCCATTTCAGGTTCCTCCTCTTCAATTGCTGGTTTTTCATCTTTCTCTTCAACAACTAGCTCTTCAGATGTATCTTCTACTGTTAGTTCTTCAGGTTTCCCTTCAAGTGCTAGTTCTTCAGCTGTTTCTATAGCTGCCGGTTTTTCAGGTTTCTCTTCAGTCGCTGGTTCTTGAGGTTTCTCCTCAGCTGGTACTTCAGATTTCTCCTCAAATTTTGGTTCTTCAGGTTTCTCCTCAACTGCTGGTACATCAGGTTTCTCTTCAATGACTggttcttcattttttatttcaactgCCGATTCTTCAGGATTTTCCTTGATGTCTGGAGAGTGAGCAACATCATTATTGGTATTGCATGGAATTTCACTGCCAGTTTTGGTGTTCGAGTCTACAATTAGCATATCCTGCAAAAGGAATTTAATGTTTCACCTAGCCTTTCAAAAAAAGAGCATGTGAATCACAGTACATGCATAACTAACAAAATGGATAAACTTTGTTATTATACTTGACCCTTACCTTTTCCGAAAGAGTTACCTTTTCATGTTTCTCCTCTTCAACGGTTGGTTCGTCATGTTTCTCTTCAAATGATAGTTCCTTAGTTGTTCCTTCAGGTTTCTCCTCAATTGTTGGTTCTTTGGTTGTCTCTCCAACCAATGGTTCTTCAAGCTTTTCTCCTCCAACTGTTGGGTTTTCAGGTTTCTCTTCAATTGTCGGCTGTTTAGGTATTTTCTCAACCTCTGGTTCTTCTGGTTTCTCCAAAACCCTTGATTCTTCAGATTTCTCTTCAATAGCTGATTCTTCAGATTTCTCTTCAACTACTGGTTCTTCAGTTTTTTCCTCAACTAATGCATAGTTAGCAATGTCATTGTTGGTATTGCATGGAATTGCATTGTCTGTATTGTCCTCTGCGTTTACAATCGGCAATTTCTGCAAGAAAATTTAAAGTTTCATTTTGTCTTTAAATAgataaacatatattaattCGTTGCACTTATAATGTTAATATGCTGAATAAACTTTGTGACAGTGTCAATTGTCACCTTCTCCTGAAGAGCATCCGTTTCAGGTTCCTCCTCTTTAATTGCTGGTTTTTCATCTTTCTCTTCAACAACTAGCTCTTCAGATGTATCTTCAACTGTTAGTTCTTCAGGTTTCCCTTCAAGTGCTAGTTCTTCAGCTGTTTCTATAGCTGCCTGTTTTTCAGGTTTCTCTTCAGTCGCCGGTTCTTGAGGTTTCTCTTCAGCTGGTACTTCAGATTTCTCCTCAAATTTTGGTTCTTCAGGTTTCTCCTTAACTGCTGGTACATCAGGTTTCTCTTCAATGACTggttcttcattttttatttcaactgCCGATTCTTCAGGATTTTCCTTGATGTCTGGAGAGTGAGCAACATCATTATTGGTATTGCATGGAATTTCACTGCCAGTTTTGGTGTTCGAGTCTACAATTAGCATATCCTGCAAAAAGAATTTAATGTTTCACCTAGCCTTTCAAAAAAAGAGCATGTGAATCACAGTACATGCATAACTAACAAAATGGATAAACTTTGTTATTATACTTGACCCTTACTTTTTCCAAAAGAGTTACCTTTTcaagtttctcctcttctacGGTTGGTTCGTCATGTTTCTCTTCAAATGATAGTTCCTTGGGTGTTTCTTCAGTTACTGTTTTTTCAGGTTTCTCCTCAATTGTTGGTTCTTTGGTTGTCTCTCCAACCAATGGTTCTTCAAGCTTTTCTCCTCCAACTGTTGGGTTTTCAGGTTTCTCTTCAATTGTCGGCTGTTTAGGTATTTTCTCAACCTCTGGTTCTTCTGGTTTCTCCAAAACCCTTGATTCTTCAGATTTCTCTTCAATAGCTGATTCTTCAGATTTCTCTTCAACTACTGGTTCTTCAGTTTTTTCCTCAACTAATGCATAGTTAGCAATGTCATTGTTGGTATTGCATGGAATTGCATTGTCTGTATTGTCCTCTGCGTTTACAATCGGCAATTTCTGCAAGAAAATTTAAAGTTTCATTTTGTCTTTAAATAgataaacatatattaattCGTTGCACATATAAAGCTTATATGGTGGATTAACTTTGTGACAGTATTTAATCCTCACCTTCTCCTGAAGAGCTTTCCTAACAAGTTCCTTCTCTTCAATAGCTGTTTCTTCATCTTTCTCTTCAAGAACTAGTTCTTCAGGTGTCTCTTCAAGTGCTAGTTCTTCAGGTGCTTCCTCCTTTGTTAGCTCTTCAACTGTTTCTTTAGCTGCCGCTTCTTCAGGTCTCTCTTTAGACGCCGGTTCTTGAGGTTTCTCCTCAACTAGTACTTCAGATTTCTCCTCAAATGTTGGTTCTTCAGGTTTCTCCTTAACTGCTGGTACACCAGGTTTCTGTTCAATGACTGATTCTTCAGTTTTTTCTTCAACTGCCGATTCTTCAGGATTTTCCTCAATGTCTGGAAAGTGAGCAACATCATTACCGGTATTGCATGGAATTTCACTACCAGTTTTGTCGTTCAAGTCTACAATTAGCATATTCTGCAAAATGAAGTTAATGTTTACTTTGCCTTCCAATAAAGAAGCAGATGTTAATCACAGTACATACATGACTAACAAAATGGATAAACTTTGTGATAGTGCTTGACCCTTACTTTTTCAGGTTTCTCCTCTTCAACGGCTGGTTCTTCATGTTTCTCTCCAACTGCTGGTTTTTCAGGTTTCTCTTCAACTGTCGGTTCAGTTTTTTTCTCAACCACTAGTTCTTCAAGCTTCTCCGAAACAACTGATTCTTCAGATTTATCTTCAATTGCTAATTCTTCATGTGTTTTTCCAACTGCTGGTTCGTCAGGTTTTTCCTCAACTGATGCATAGTTAGCAATATCATTATTGGTGGTATTGCATGGAATTGCATTGTCTATCCTGTCCTTTGAGTCTACAATTGGCAAATTCTGCAAGAAAATTGAAGTTTCACTTAGTCTTTTGACAGATAAACAGATGTAAATTCATTGCACATATAAAGCTAATATGATGGATAGACTTTGTGGTAAGTGTTTAATCTTCACCTTCTCCAGAAGCCCTTCTGTTAAAggtttctcctcctccattacTGCTGGTTTTTCAGGTATGTCTTCAACCATTGGTTCTTCAGGTTTCTCTTCAAATGCTAGTTCTTCATGTGTTTCCTCCCCTGCTAGCTCTTCATGTGTTTCTTTCGCTGTCCGTTCCTTAGGTTTCTCTTCAGCCGCTGGTTCTTCAGGTTTCTCCTCAACCATTGGTTCTTCAGGTTTCTCTTTAATCTCTGATCCATCACGTTTCTCTTCAAAAATTGGGTTTTCTGGTTTTTCTTCAACTGCTGGTTCTTCGGTTATTTTCTCAGTTTTTGGATAGTGAGCAGCATCGTTGTTGGTATTGCATAGAATATCACTATCAGTGTTGTCCTTAGAGTCTACAACTAGCATTTTCTGCAAGAAGAATTTAAAGTTTCTCTTAGTCTTTCAAGAGATAACCAGAAATGAATTGTTGGACATACATAACTAATAGGATGGATAAACT
The Solanum stenotomum isolate F172 chromosome 12, ASM1918654v1, whole genome shotgun sequence DNA segment above includes these coding regions:
- the LOC125848885 gene encoding uncharacterized protein LOC125848885 isoform X18; translated protein: MEDDAEIPENKSIKEDNLLGEVYAISDKLKLEKDKRDQSLSEFEGTSEVENVKDLIKGNYGTTEGEKFYASPLVSKAVEENGSSVEVHVSVDTPNKSDEQMSGSSFHLGEKEEDKRVEIVSAGTQNPSEESETSCEMNNVEKNTSIPLTVRGDVSSAKYKTEGTDTGAIKSPGDTKDEKAVKDENDYNGDRNIFISPKSECQRGEDEKKETGDGEGARNVLVNSFVDVVEETRSDYAESDTSAKHGDNSIEKGNQDVADHPAVEEKTEELEVEEKHEKPIIEEKTKEPIVTEKHAEPAVEEKPEEPAVEVKTEEPVVQEKPEETEVQEKFEKTEVEEKPEELVVEETPKEPTQEKTSEELEFEEKPEKVTFLEKKIQVVDSNDKSENELPCNTNNDAANFAEFEEPAVEEKPEKLEKPDLPMVREKREEPMVEEKSEESFEEKTRKPEAGEKPEEPTAKETPEELAEEEMPEELALEEKPREPTVEETLEELDVEEKAEKKAIEEEKPETEALQENNSPIEKSKNKTDNAIQCNTNNAIADYESVEEKTEEPVVENKHEEPAIEERSEESVVMKKPEQPAVEEKSEKPVAREELEEPSIEETLEEPAVEDKPEKPVTEEAPEEPTQEETPNEQAFEEKPENPITEEAPEEPTQEETQNKLAFEEKPAVEEEKPKKVSLLEKKMLVVDSKDNTDSDILCNTNNDAAHYPKTEKITEEPAVEEKPENPIFEEKRDGSEIKEKPEEPMVEEKPEEPAAEEKPKERTAKETHEELAGEETHEELAFEEKPEEPMVEDIPEKPAVMEEEKPLTEGLLEKNLPIVDSKDRIDNAIPCNTTNNDIANYASVEEKPDEPAVGKTHEELAIEDKSEESVVSEKLEELVVEKKTEPTVEEKPEKPAVGEKHEEPAVEEEKPEKNMLIVDLNDKTGSEIPCNTGNDVAHFPDIEENPEESAVEEKTEESVIEQKPGVPAVKEKPEEPTFEEKSEVLVEEKPQEPASKERPEEAAAKETVEELTKEEAPEELALEETPEELVLEEKDEETAIEEKELVRKALQEKKLPIVNAEDNTDNAIPCNTNNDIANYALVEEKTEEPVVEEKSEESAIEEKSEESRVLEKPEEPEVEKIPKQPTIEEKPENPTVGGEKLEEPLVGETTKEPTIEEKPEKTVTEETPKELSFEEKHDEPTVEEEKLEKVTLLEKDMLIVDSNTKTGSEIPCNTNNDVAHSPDIKENPEESAVEIKNEEPVIEEKPDVPAVEEKPEEPKFEEKSEVPAEEKPQEPATEEKPEKPAAIETAEELALEGKPEELTVEDTSEELVVEEKDEKPAIEEEEPEMEALQEKDKTDNAIPCNTNNDIADYASVEEKTEEPVVEKKHEEQAIEEKSEETAVSEKPEEPVDEKKPEPPAIEEKPKETTMEEKLKEPLVEETIEEKAAKPITEEAPEEPKREETPNELLFEEKPALEEETSKKVALLEKNMIVVDSNDKTGSETPCNTNNDVAHPPQVEENLEESVVEEKPEEPTIEEKLDVPAVKEKPEEPVVEEEPQEPVAEETPEELEGEETPEELALEEKTEEPTVEKTPKELIVEEEKPETEALLEKNFPMEDPKDKIDNAIPCNTNNDIADYESVEEKPQELVVEKEHDETMIEEKSEVLAVMEKPEEPAVEKKLEELAVEEEREKPTVEEKFEEPSAEEKLEEPKVEEKPEKTVTEETPKESTREETPNELACEEKPEEPAVEEVKPEEPTSEEEKPEKVTLLDKNLLVADSKEKTDNKIPCNTSNDAAHFLEDEKNPEKPAAVEKPVIEEKLDIPAIMEKPEEPTIEEKSEEPVEEKPKEPTVEEKLEEPTTKETHEELAGEETPEELPLEEKPEEPMVEETSEEIAVEEKHDKPAIEEEKPEMETLLEKNMPIVDSKDKIDSEILGNSNNDVAYYPTVEDKAEVQVVKEKHEKQVIEEKREEPAVNEKTDEPAVTEKPEEPAVEKKTEEQVFEEKLEEPTVEEKSEEPVVEETPEDLADEKNLEKLVIEEKPEKVTLLEEDMSAIDSNGKTDTETPCNTNIDVADYPAVEEKTEEPMVEEKHEEPIVEDKPEEPVINEKLQKLAIEETLEEQARAETPEDLTVEEKPNKPAVEETPEELAIEQKSEKQAVETVTLLEKNMPDTDSSHSTDKINGEILCNDNSDVSDYSAVEEKHEEIVIEKKYEELALKEKPKEPVVSEKFEELMVEETPEKLVVEEKLDEPVAGEETVDKPAREETPDKQVAEEKHEEVVVEEKLEKAAAEKVTPLEKQNKHVVDSNDKTGNEISCNTDNDFAEIEEKPEDSAVEEKLKESTVEEKREELAIEEKPEEPKIEEKLEEPEKPSKPAVEGTPEQLVDEKPREISCNTIEVEETPEHSAVEEKPVEPTVEQKPAEPVVREKLEESKVEEKPKEPAVEEKSDEPVIEGTLEEPVAKETPEQPMIEEKPQEPEVQEKPKEPTVQEKLEEPTIDEKLEEPARIGEKPEKLAVEGKPEEPAVEVTPKPKIEEKPQESVIEEQSQEPEVKETPEEPVVKETREELAVEKKPEELATEEQVVDQKLEEPTVEVKPEEATVDEKHEEPSVEEKPEESAVENFEEPTVKEKPEEPPVEEEPEDPAVKEIHEELAGKEKLEEPIIEEKPKEPPIEEEPKKQNREETEAATERIDESETHNVEKEEALIEKQAERFVKETAQPCKEVETEIKELKDINAGDESNNNALQKEETTLEELLTSAKEEMAANNFEEGKVVSEIPNQENGQQANLTTEEANDAHGAENVTELSSEEMRVEDCINKVESSDFGFQNHNKYSPDADKLELQNREIDISYILDTPVEKETNGRNSEKISESTEELIHQTSEISEENKAAVDTDTNTLQSCADPHEQLKHQLAELCEEKQARGIADTNTLQRSADHEEPYSAPAQEIIDKSETEDISCADCLEEENSLRTNQEKLKEGENSEVKTDENFDKGDEFQSIMMLKGVEKDDYKQHIKHNTCAVMDTEEQNEDSPAGEQTSEKLEELEKIDIDDNKNINHQSTETNLPEEATESKSECVTMEIKTPIKEEEQEEDLRETTGEDSSNNNTTQVQKEEETTISEPERVSLEPFGSERKTAAGSGEMITCNETNKIHEVRVENAPVAQVGRVPEEKTRGEEEKVTKHFTSLKSVTVSEKEIAMDNMVSNESNTTKQIQEQAAYSLLTLEREETIPTSSTDANGTPKDSITPHMELGAEAKNIQYMQEKCKTSETEQHQENYENKKEVECDSKEVPEESISRETQAKAALSDLVHVSTKETSKIEEDFAEEREGNDREEEGIQKKREVSSSEDPVIVEISRDAAIKVPPKKHQNILSGVGSKVKHSIAKVKKAITGKSSQTKTSSPK